The DNA window GTACTTTATTTATAAATGCGGAAAACAGGACATGAGGCATTGAGCGCCTAGGCCCCATCAACAAAAACACATTATTTCAGAAGAAATCTCCAGAAATTTTATTGCAATTGTGGTTCATTCAGGTTACAAAAGACTTATCTGTTcccctattccccccccccccccaaaaaaaaaaaaaaaaaaaagcaaagacaaAAATGGACTGGAAAGGTATTGCAGATGGCCCTCTAGAAAAATACACCATTTTAAGTCATGAATACATACACAGTTCATTTAGTCTTGCATTTAGAAAACCACAAGCCGTAGGCAATCACCACTAATCCTGAAGTAACACGATGTCAGTGTTGTCATGAACACCTTGCAGAAGCAATTCTCCGTTATAGTTTATGATTTTCCTCTTTTTCGCTGCTTTTAGGGTTCCAACTAGGGCCTCAAATAGATTAGCACATTTGTCGTCATTGAATAACACACCAAACTTTACAATGACTTTTCCATCATCAGCtgcaaaggaaaaaaagaaaaacattttaataCCCTTTCTCCAGGTTAACAGGGAACCAGTCAAGTTTTTTCCAGCTTAAACTGACCTTTCCTATCTAACCTAACCCATTGTCCCCCACTAAgatttctgttgctgaaaagtcatGTAATAAGTTTTTATAACCTTAGACCAGTATATGCAAATTTACTTAGAAATGAAACCCCCACTTTATTTTTTCCCTATTATATCAGAAGGTGTTTGTTgaacaattttgtaatatactttaattaACCAGACCTCTTTTTATATCCCTTTCCCACTATtggcatttttggattttagtttttgactccccgccttccaaaccccataaccttttcatttttccattcacagagccatatgagggattaatgtttgtggaacaaactgttcttcataatggtaccatttatttattctgtacaatatactgggaatcttccatcttcttcaggaactggtttTCTTCCGGGGGtcagctttaaacttctaggcctagggcaaagccgaatgcacatgcccgccggccacaagaaaatggcagcttacacagtattgtaagcggccattttcttgtggccagcgggcatacgcagtcgggttttcccgaggcctagaagtttgaagccaacccccggaagaagacgtgaagaacaccagttcctgaagaagatggagatggcgctggagagttctctcacagcattggggacgcccccagtgccgtTTCAGGGCTGGGGCCCGCCacgagtgctgcgagagaactcatttgcataccagtgaaaaacgagatttctacggaacggcggcgcggagaagacatctaaaggtaggagacgaatagcctttaaggctattcctatgtgttagggacaaaaaaattatattttaatgatagaatccctttaatgccagtGATCAGTGCaagcactgattgtgggcattaacgccttatctctgctgtataatacagcagagacatgGCAGCTGccgggaaggagttaatacaaAACAGTATCTAAAATTCTCCCTAGTGCGTCTGCTGGTAGAATGAAAACTTCAATAAGTTCCATCCTACCATTAAACTCACTCTCAACTACATTTCCTGGACACAGCCATATACATCATTAACACTATACAAACTACAATCTGCCAATCTAGATGACGGACAGAATATCTGATATGGAAAATTTTCATCCAGaacacttaaaaaaacaaacaaaaattatcTACAGACAAGATCTATTCAGACGATAAAGACAGGAAACAACACCTGCTAACATTGAGGAATATGTTATTACAACAGGGATATCATCCGTGTTACAAGAATTCCAAGGAGCAGTCTCGGAGTAGAAACAGAAGGACAACAGCAGGGTGCCCTTAGTGATTACATACGACCCTCAAATGAACAGCTTGAGGAAAATTGCTGCTGACCTTCAACCAATATTTCACAGGGACAATAACCTAAATTAAGTATTCCCAGATTTGTTTCTCCTTAACCCATTCCCAACATCTggttgtttaactatggcggtcgCTCGGGAGTCAGGCGGCTAccatagctgccaggtgtctGCTGCCTTATACAGCAGACAACCAAATAATGCCCGCAATTGGTGCctgcactgatcacaggcatcAACCCCTCTCGGTCAAAGCTGGCatgtgggcgctgccattttgctggggattgccagcacctggagcaagctatGCCAGCCGGGAGtgttatgaaggctcccaggcctgtctttcattactttctattgcaggctactctatgcatGATAAGCTGAACACCAAGCTGGCTTCAttttcatgagacaaccccttatactacagtacatGAACAGATTTTCCTAGCTTTCATTTTCACGCAGCAGGCGTGTCTTGGGAAACAGGTCTTTGCATTAGATAAGTTATGAACTGCTCATGaggcaaacagaaaaaaaaaaaaaaaagttcatactTATCACATAGCCAAAGGATAGTTAAGAAATATCTGCTTGCTGGTTAAACCTGTATAATCGTGCGATCAGTCACAAGCTAGCAAAGTGCCGTGTGGCCACACCATTAGGGGGCATTTATCTGTAttaatgtatatgctgctttatctaaaaaatctaaatatctaacactggtcaaaaaaaaagtatggtttaaaaaaatgcagatgtACAATATTATCCTTAAGCTTATAAAAGATGGTGATGCATTTACTCATTTGTTGACTGATCATGTGGACTTTCAGCATAACAGCACACATAGCAGCAGGGGTGAAGATGCTGCAGCCCCCACCTCTGTGGTCCCATGATGTTTCTGGCAAAACTGAATCGCTACGTGCCCCATCACATTTACGTAAGTGTCCCTCTAAACGTGTCTCTTGATAGCTGACCCATATAAAAGGCCCTACACTTGTAACAGGGCAACAACTTATCTGGGGTAAATATTTAAACTACCATAATAATCtacaaccaaaaaaaaataatatactgaACGCCTGTATGGTCTGCACAGACCAGAATCATGAGTAGAATGCAAAAATTTGGGTTACAGAGTTCTCTTTACTGTACAATATATTCTATGTGCATTCTGTATGGAGAGAAACAAGTGGAATCTCTTGTATGGACAAGCCTGTTCATGACTAGACCAAATGTCTTCCCCTGGAATGCTTCAGTCTATAGAGCAATATACATTTCTCCTATTTTAGAACATACACTGGTTGTTGTATCATAGTTTATTTATCTACGTGAAAATAAAAGTTACTCATAGATATGAGGCAATATGGTTGGATACTCCAAGTCTTCCCTCTACTGCTTTATTTTTGGACAAAATCTTTACCCCATGTACTGCAGTGCTGTTCAATGCTTGCTGACCCACCTGCCTCGAGGATCTGAACAGATGTGGAAATATTTttgggactataagacgcacttttttccccccaaatctggggggaaatgagggtgcgtcttatagtctgaatgtggagcatcgccatgttcctgccggtgctggcttcctgcagcgacaggagcgtggcaatgctgcaggccccgaaacctgtgtcggcgtctaaaaCCCTTCCCGGCATCTGCCGTTCTATTGCCGGGGGAGAGgttgatgccgggtctgtaagaataatggcggccgctctgctgcagagcggtcgccatagcaaccgggtctctgctatacgcggaggcccaaagctaaacttaaccccccttccccccccaaagtgtagaatgcacccccatacctttaaaattgcaggccggctcctgtgcagcgaggtcgcaggagccgacctgttctggtgacagccgggagccaactgaaggctcccaggcctgtcatagctatattactattgcggttggtttatgaccagctgtaatagtaatgtaaagaatctcccatagatggcaatacacttctattgtggtctatgggacttgcaatcaaatgattgcaggttcaagccacctagggggaaggggcaataaaatagggggggaaaaaaagctttaaaaaaataaaataaataaaacttctaaatcacctcctttccctagaatacataaaaaagtagaaaattactgtgaaacacatacacactaagaatccctgtgtccgaaaattcccggtctactgatatttttcaaaccgccgtgttttttttttttcaccgttttgcctctgatttaaataaaaggtgacctaaggaatagacattccccaaaatggtataactaaaaagtacatctggtcccacaaaaaaaaaaaaacgccctatggatctccgtacagctgcagggtcaatgtggccttgcagctgttgcaaaactacaactcccatatattaaatattttaccattttttgcttcaaaatgtttttcccccattttcctcctctaaaacctgggtgcgtcttatagtccgaaaaatacggtaccaatTGTTataggggcaatatggtaagaAGAGGAAATAATATTAAAGCAATTAAAATGACGAGACATGATATTGCGAAATAACACGATGACAATTTCTGGGGCAGTTCAAAAGCAATGTTAGGTTGTGTTCCTTCTAATTCTCCTCTTGTGACACCCTGGAACTGTTTTGGGCCCCCCTTTTTGCCTTTGTGGGCGTGCTGGCCTGGCACAATTCTAGACACCACACTTTCTGCATAACTGTCCTCCCTTTCCTGATATCCAAATAAAAGGAATTTGATGACTTGTTCTTGAAAGTTTAAGAAAATCCCCCTATGGCCAGCAGTTCTGTGTATCACAGGGGAATCTGAGTAAGCTCCAGCACCATATTTTTTGTACCAGGCGCTGGATTTTCTAAGACCTTTGTAAGCCTGCAGGACTTGATCAGACATGAACGTATCATAATCCTGCATAAACACAAGCTTGTTGGTAGGCACGGTGTCTACACAGGCTAGATCTGTCTGAATGGATGCAAGTTATACAAGACCTCTGGCTTGTCATTGTATTTCCCTAGCATCATAATGTTGAGGCACATTACTCTATTGTCTTCCACtccaatgatagatagatagattttaaaaaaaattgtataaatataCATGACATCCCTTGTCTAAATGGGGGTAGATTAGATCCCATTGTTTTAAGTTTAAGGGGGCAATCTGGGGGCTCAAATACTACAGAATCCCTTCACTCATAGACCATGAATTTGTAGACATCACCTGTGGTGTTCTCACAAAGTTTGTACAGCTTTATACCATACTTGTCCATTTAAATGTACAAGAGACGCATCTATTGCAATATTTTTGTCAGGGTATACATGTGGGCAAATTTTACATTATAGTGGAAAATGATAGGACAAAGTGAGAATGAGGTGTCATTTATCAGATATAGACCGTGCTAGTGCAGTTAGGGTATCTGCATTATCCTGTTCAGAGCGTGCCAGTGATATACCATATGTGAG is part of the Leptodactylus fuscus isolate aLepFus1 chromosome 3, aLepFus1.hap2, whole genome shotgun sequence genome and encodes:
- the ABRACL gene encoding costars family protein ABRACL, with the protein product MNVDHEVGLLVEEIRRLGTKADDGKVIVKFGVLFNDDKCANLFEALVGTLKAAKKRKIINYNGELLLQGVHDNTDIVLLQD